A single window of Anopheles moucheti chromosome 2, idAnoMoucSN_F20_07, whole genome shotgun sequence DNA harbors:
- the LOC128298349 gene encoding uncharacterized protein LOC128298349, translating to MRYYIPKLLVEFNRVRRDCQQCKIRNAVPNPPLMGDIPRQRIAVYQQAFTYTGLDYFGPILVVVRRHSEKRWGALFTCLTTRAVHLEVAHALTTASCILAIRRFIARRGSPREIISDRGTNFVGAARELKDALKEVDESTLKSRFNSPELKWSFNPPAAPHFGGSWERLVQSVKKILCSFNLPRLPTDELLLSTLTEVEMMVNSRPLTYLPIDDELDCPITPNHLLLGSADGSKAAAFFDDSPTSIRSLWGALQTNADIFWKRWIADYLPTLTRRTKWFHPVPPIQVGDVVVIADGNLPRNTWPMGRVLEVTRAKGGQVRRAMVP from the coding sequence ATGCGGTACTATATACCGAAACTGCTAGTGGAGTTTAACCGGGTACGACGAGACTGTCAGCAGTGTAAAATACGGAACGCCGTGCCAAATCCACCCCTGATGGGGGACATTCCTCGGCAGAGGATAGCAGTGTATCAACAGGCCTTCACGTATACCGGTCTAGATTATTTTGGACCGATACTCGTGGTCGTGCGACGTCACTCGGAGAAGCGCTGGGGAGCGCTGTTCACCTGTCTTACTACAAGGGCGGTTCACCTCGAAGTAGCTCATGCACTAACAACTGCTTCCTGTATTTTAGCCATCCGCCGGTTCATCGCAAGAAGAGGCTCGCCGAGGGAGATAATAAGCGATCGGGGTACTAACTTCGTCGGGGCGGCGAGAGAGCTAAAAGACGCCTTGAAGGAAGTAGATGAAAGCACGCTTAAGTCGAGGTTCAAtagtcctgagttgaagtggagcttcaacccGCCGGCAGCACCTCATTTCGGTGGTAGTTGGGAGCGTCTAGTCCAGTCGGTAAAGAAGATACTGTGTAGCTTCAATTTACCACGATTGCCCACGGATGAACTGTTACTGTCCACGCTAACAGAAGTAGAGATGATGGTCAATTCCAGACCACTTACATACTTACCGATCGACGATGAGCTGGACTGTCCGATAACGCCGAACCACTTATTGCTCGGTAGTGCCGATGGGAGTAAAGCAGCCGCTTTCTTCGATGATTCACCGACTTCAATACGGTCGTTATGGGGTGCCCTGCAAACCAACGCGGATATATTCTGGAAGCGGTGGATTGCAGACTATCTACCAACACTCACCCGCAGGACGAAATGGTTCCACCCGGTGCCGCCGATCCAGGTGGGAGACGTAGTGGTAATCGCGGACGGGAACTTACCGAGGAATACCTGGCCAATGGGACGCGTTCTAGAAGTGACCCGTGCTAAAGGCGGTCAGGTTAGAAGGGCAATGGTCCCTTAA